A genomic segment from Candidatus Tanganyikabacteria bacterium encodes:
- a CDS encoding FAD binding domain-containing protein, producing the protein MLSVELGGFHRPESVGEALRLKHDLGPAALYLGGGTWVNSNGFDRPIRHLISLSELGALRRLERTRNGLLIGAMVTLQETLDSPLVPAPLKEALGHVANRNVRNQATLGGTVAAGRRASDVLPALIALECVAIVENPGSSAMVPVIEYVASGSRPSEGLITGVVVPPEAGRGCAVASMARSTASLAVVAAAVSLGRDGDLLKRPIIAVAGASFDAQTVRAVERALDGDMLPPPEALEALVRGHVTLEDDSEHTGAFKQQVAGALVARAFAAAYAAAATPETGEG; encoded by the coding sequence TTGCTGTCAGTTGAGCTGGGAGGCTTCCATCGCCCCGAGAGCGTCGGCGAGGCCCTGCGCCTCAAGCATGATCTGGGTCCCGCGGCCCTGTACCTGGGCGGCGGCACGTGGGTCAACTCCAACGGCTTCGACCGGCCCATCCGCCACCTGATCAGCCTGTCCGAACTCGGGGCCCTGCGCCGGCTGGAACGTACGCGCAACGGCCTGTTGATCGGGGCGATGGTCACCCTCCAGGAGACGCTGGACTCGCCGCTCGTGCCGGCACCCCTCAAGGAGGCCCTGGGCCACGTGGCCAATCGCAACGTCCGCAACCAGGCCACGCTGGGAGGTACGGTCGCGGCGGGTCGGCGCGCCTCCGACGTGCTCCCCGCGCTGATCGCGCTGGAGTGCGTGGCCATCGTCGAGAATCCCGGCAGTTCCGCGATGGTGCCGGTGATAGAGTACGTGGCGAGCGGATCCCGCCCGTCTGAAGGCCTCATCACGGGCGTCGTTGTGCCGCCGGAGGCTGGCCGGGGCTGCGCCGTCGCCAGCATGGCCCGGTCGACGGCGTCGCTCGCGGTGGTCGCGGCGGCGGTTTCGCTAGGCCGCGACGGCGATCTACTCAAGCGACCGATCATCGCCGTGGCGGGCGCATCCTTCGATGCCCAGACCGTCCGGGCGGTGGAGCGCGCGCTCGACGGCGACATGCTCCCGCCGCCGGAGGCCCTGGAGGCCCTGGTGCGCGGCCACGTGACGCTGGAAGACGACAGCGAGCACACCGGCGCCTTCAAGCAGCAGGTGGCCGGGGCCCTGGTCGCCCGGGCCTTCGCCGCCGCATACGCCGCGGCGGCCACTCCCGAGACCGGGGAAGGGTAG